A window from Brachionichthys hirsutus isolate HB-005 chromosome 4, CSIRO-AGI_Bhir_v1, whole genome shotgun sequence encodes these proteins:
- the apba1a gene encoding amyloid-beta A4 precursor protein-binding family A member 1 yields the protein MDQQETELGQEVMEETDAPPRQRHGNHNSRSRNHSNQEKRYRRSEAPGGNASSRSRIPHQHSPEEERDTEVQAGAQSALPQPIPRPAVTRYRRQGDSEARLRAQQQRHRQRQQREAERAQHHPQMTQEDERERDDSVLARSASTESGFHTHTDRAEGDDGLVMMTLEPEGQPEVEDDAGNYGVQLRPEAEGYSESAEAEQQHLHSHSNCPQAGAIPPDPLPGVRSPRGQDEAEEMLNAGYSNYIYTQPLNQSGGRRNVPAGQSPESLDAGLVDEAYSEPCDIYSLSEHVYEEICDVPTSDARAADGAGDTESLRQRRADFQLLEGVGGGSYHQQEAVGSRLRHYDERSDGESDSPEKEAEFAPYPRADSCDQEEDIDSIVAEVKESLSSQSLHCVENTIDEERESLQGDEKPESNFQTDSDKNQKAAIRRKPARKQSTSPPEEAVAVRNSQEKRDAISLAIKDIKEAIEEVKNRTVRSPYTPDEPKEPIWVMRQDLSPTAECDLQPTLGGDSPRSGSGSGSGSGSPSPPGAESSSTRLLQDDSFESSPSSKESRKSLASFPTYVEVPGPCDPEDLIDGIIFAANYLGSTQLLSDKTPSKNIRMMQAQEAVSRIKTAQKLAQNRKKASEGEPQALTEVDLFISTQRIKVLNADSQDTMMDHPLRTISYIADIGNIVVLMARRKMPRPDSQENVEASDPGQDSKRQYKMICHVFESEDAQLIAQSIGQAFSVAYQEFLRANGINPEDLSQKEYSDLLNTQDMYNDDLVHFSKSENCKDVFIEKAKGEILGVVIVESGWGSILPTVIIANMMHAGPAERSGRLNIGDQIMSINGTSLVGLPLSTCQSIIKGLKNQARIKLSIVRCPPVTTVLIRRPDLRYQLGFSVQNGIICSLMRGGIAERGGVRVGHRIIEINSQSVVATPHEKIVHILSSAVGEIHMKTMPAAMYRLLTAQEQPVYI from the exons ATGGACCAGCAGGAGACAGAGCTTGGCCAGGAAGTGATGGAGGAGACGGATGCACCACCACGGCAACGCCACGGCAACCACAACAGTCGCTCCCGTAACCACAGCAACCAGGAAAAGCGGTATCGGCGCTCTGAAGCCCCTGGAGGAAATGCTAGTAGTAGATCCAGAATACCACATCAGCACAGtccagaggaggagcgagaCACTGAGGTGCAAGCCGGAGCTCAGTCTGCACTGCCCCAGCCGATTCCTCGTCCAGCCGTCACCCGGTATCGGAGACAGGGGGACAGCGAGGCAAGACTCAGAGCCCAGCAGCAGAGGCACAggcagaggcagcagagggaggcagagagagcaCAGCACCACCCACAGATGACCCAGGAAGATGAACGGGAGAGGGACGATTCAGTTCTGGCCCGCTCGGCTAGCACTGAGAGTGGCTTCCACACCCACACCGACCGGGCCGAGGGCGACGACGGCCTGGTGATGATGACCCTGGAGCCAGAAGGGCAGCCAGAGGTGGAGGATGACGCAGGGAATTATGGAGTCCAGCTACGGCCGGAAGCCGAGGGGTATTCTGAGAGTGCTGAGGCTGAGCAGCAACATCTCCACTCACATTCTAACTGTCCTCAGGCCGGAGCCATACCACCTGACCCCCTGCCTGGGGTCCGAAGCCCCCGGGGACAGGATGAAGCAGAGGAGATGCTGAATGCTGGCTACTCCAACTACATCTACACCCAGCCCCTCAACCAATCTGGGGGAAGACGCAATGTTCCGGCTGGCCAGAGCCCAGAGAGTTTAGATGCTGGACTTGTGGATGAAGCCTACTCCGAGCCCTGTGACATTTACTCGCTATCTGAGCATGTTTACGAGGAAATATGTGATGTTCCGACATCAGATGCACGCGCTGCAGACGGCGCTGGAGATACAGAGTCTCTCCGACAGAGGAGGGCTGACTTTCAGCTGTTGGAGGGGGTGGGAGGTGGAAGCTACCATCAGCAGGAGGCGGTGGGCTCCCGCCTTCGCCACTACGACGAACGGTCGGATGGGGAGTCGGACAGCCCGGAGAAGGAGGCAGAGTTTGCTCCATATCCACGTGCAGATAGCTGcgaccaggaggaggacattGACAGCATCGTGGCTGAGGTCAAAGAAAGCTTAAGCTCTCAGAGTCTTCACTGTGTGGAAAACACCATAGATGAAGAACGCGAGTCTCTGCAGGGGGACGAGAAACCCGAATCTAACTTCCAAACAGACTCAGACAAAAACCAGAAGGCTGCCATCCGACGGAAGCCAGCTAGAAAACAGTCTACAAGTCCTCCAGAGGAAGCTGTAGCAGTGAGGAACAGCCAGGAGAAAAGAGATGCCATATCCCTGGCCATCAAGGACATCAAGGAGGCCatagaggaggtgaagaacagAACTGTGAGATCTCCTTACACACCTGACGAGCCTAAGGAGCCCATATGGGTGATGAGGCAGGACCTGAGCCCCACTGCAGAGTGTGACCTGCAGCCAACGCTGGGGGGAGAT TCTCCtcgctccggctccggctccggctccggctccggctccccCTCACCTCCAGGTGCCGAGTCGTCCAGCACTcgtctgctgcaggacgacAGCTTTGAGTCGTCTCCCTCCAGTAAAGAG TCTCGGAAAAGCCTGGCATCCTTCCCCACATATGTAGAAG tcccagGACCATGTGACCCAGAGGACCTGATCGATGGGATCATCTTTGCAGCCAACTACCTGGGCTCCACCCAGCTGCTGTCAGACAAGACGCCGTCAAAGAACATCCGCATGATGCAGGCGCAGGAGGCTGTGAGCCGCATCAAG ACGGCCCAGAAATTGGCCCAGAACAGGAAGAAG gctTCTGAGGGGGAGCCTCAGGCCTTGACAGAGGTGGATCTCTTCATCTCAACCCAGAGAATCAAAGTGCTGAACGCCGACTCGCAG GACACCATGATGGACCACCCTCTGCGGACCATCTCCTACATTGCAGACATTGGCAACATTGTGGTTCTGATGGCGCGACGCAAAATGCCTCGCCCCGACTCCCAGGAGAACGTGGAGGCGTCAGACCCGGGCCAAGACAGCAAGCGCCAGTACAAGATGATATGCCACGTGTTTGAGTCCGAGGAT GCTCAGCTTATTGCCCAGTCCATCGGCCAGGCCTTCAGCGTAGCCTACCAGGAGTTCTTGCGGGCCAATGGCATCAACCCTGAGGACCTGAGCCAGAAGGAGTACAGTGACCTGCTGAACACGCAGGACATGTACAACGATGACCTCGTCCACTTCTCAAAGTCTGAGAACTGCAAAGAC GTGTTCATAGAGAAAGCCAAAGGGGAGATTCTGGGCGTGGTCATTGTGGAGAGTGGGTGGGGCTCCATCCTTCCCACTGTCATCATTGCCAACATGATGCATGCTGGGCCAGCTGAGAGGTCTGGCAGACTGAACATAGGAGACCAGATAATGTCCATTAATGGGACAAGTCTTGTTGGACTCCCACTGTCCACCTGCCAGAGCATCATCAAG GGTCTGAAGAACCAGGCCCGGATCAAACTAAGCATTGTCAGGTGCCCCCCAGTGACCACCGTGCTGATCAGACGGCCAGACCTCCGCTATCAGCTGGGCTTCAGTGTCCAAAACGGCATT ATCTGCAGCCTCATGCGTGGGGGCATCGCTGAGCGGGGCGGGGTCAGAGTGGGTCACCGCATCATCGAGATCAACAGCCAGAGCGTGGTGGCCACGCCTCACGAAAAGATTGTCCACATCCTGTCCAGTGCTGTAGGAGAG ATCCACATGAAGACGATGCCAGCAGCCATGTACCGCCTGCTGACCGCCCAGGAGCAGCCAGTTTACATCTGA